The following are encoded together in the Candidatus Eisenbacteria bacterium genome:
- a CDS encoding sulfatase-like hydrolase/transferase, with translation MSPIRAAAIAALCAVLAGSSGAVAGAGGIRNLVLISLDTTRADYLSCYQPARQTTPNIDAVAREGVVFRQAYTTNPLTLPAHTSMLTGLTPLAHGVHDNNNYRVGASVVTLAEMLHDAG, from the coding sequence ATGTCCCCCATCCGGGCGGCGGCAATCGCCGCACTGTGCGCCGTCCTCGCCGGCTCGTCCGGCGCCGTGGCCGGAGCGGGCGGCATCCGCAACCTGGTCCTGATCAGCCTCGACACCACCCGCGCCGACTACCTGAGCTGCTACCAGCCGGCGCGCCAGACCACCCCCAACATCGACGCCGTGGCCCGGGAAGGCGTCGTCTTCCGGCAGGCGTACACCACCAACCCGCTCACCCTGCCGGCGCACACCTCGATGCTCACCGGGCTGACGCCGCTCGCCCACGGCGTGCACGACAACAACAATTACCGGGTGGGGGCGTCGGTCGTCACCCTGGCAGAGATGCTGCACGACGCGGGC